The following proteins come from a genomic window of Edaphobacter sp. 4G125:
- a CDS encoding histidine-type phosphatase, with the protein MFSRMLVTVVLLFSALYSFGQGSNEEELRAVVIVARHGVRTPIENETRSGVFNAQPWPKWPTQPGMLTPHGVDALKRMGEFYQQRYAALLNGCNNAAVESTNTPRTIGSAKAVMSAVLPSCDIKVMADLTSDPPSIDKAKLTDAINGRMGNDPEWFTRAFGRPLAEMHDVLTKCDGCKQVPDFRAMMLEPGAQPQSMMQAQGSSRGALIPRDARKENAASLGADFAENFLLQYVEGMPMDQVGWGRVDRAKLDDLMEMNTRYHDFMLRTPYYAQQAAGPMAQKIAAFLQEGVKTPRLVYFSAHDANLTWLGGLLRMDWMVSDETFNATPPGSALVFELHHNSSTNADTVQVFFIAQTLEQIRNLTPLIGAEKPSIAPVYVPGCSDPGPKYACPLNEFVRVVDAVRR; encoded by the coding sequence ATGTTCTCCAGGATGCTTGTAACGGTAGTGTTGCTGTTCTCAGCGCTGTATTCGTTTGGACAGGGTTCGAATGAGGAAGAGCTTCGCGCGGTTGTCATCGTAGCGCGCCATGGGGTTCGCACACCGATCGAGAACGAGACGCGCTCTGGAGTCTTTAACGCGCAGCCATGGCCGAAGTGGCCAACGCAGCCAGGGATGCTTACGCCACATGGCGTCGATGCGCTGAAGCGGATGGGCGAGTTCTATCAGCAACGTTATGCCGCGTTATTAAACGGTTGCAACAATGCAGCTGTGGAGTCGACGAACACACCACGCACGATTGGCTCGGCTAAAGCGGTGATGTCCGCTGTTTTGCCAAGCTGCGACATAAAAGTCATGGCAGATCTTACTTCCGATCCACCTTCGATCGACAAAGCCAAGCTGACCGATGCCATTAACGGCCGAATGGGAAATGATCCGGAGTGGTTTACACGCGCGTTTGGGCGACCGTTGGCAGAGATGCACGATGTGCTGACGAAATGCGATGGATGTAAGCAGGTTCCGGACTTTCGCGCCATGATGCTCGAACCCGGAGCACAACCGCAGAGCATGATGCAGGCGCAGGGCTCCAGCCGTGGTGCATTGATTCCGAGAGATGCGAGAAAGGAGAATGCAGCCTCTCTTGGAGCAGACTTCGCAGAGAACTTTCTACTCCAATACGTCGAAGGGATGCCGATGGACCAGGTGGGCTGGGGCCGCGTCGATCGCGCGAAGCTCGATGACCTGATGGAGATGAATACGCGCTATCACGATTTCATGCTGCGCACGCCTTACTACGCACAACAAGCCGCAGGGCCCATGGCGCAGAAGATTGCCGCGTTTCTGCAGGAAGGGGTGAAAACGCCGCGCCTAGTGTATTTTTCGGCGCACGATGCGAACCTGACGTGGCTCGGTGGATTGCTGCGCATGGACTGGATGGTGAGCGATGAGACCTTCAATGCCACGCCTCCTGGCTCGGCGCTAGTCTTCGAGTTGCACCACAACAGCAGCACAAACGCAGATACGGTACAGGTCTTCTTCATTGCCCAGACGCTTGAACAGATTCGTAATCTGACTCCACTCATAGGAGCAGAGAAACCTTCCATTGCGCCGGTGTACGTGCCGGGATGCAGCGATCCGGGACCGAAGTATGCATGTCCCCTGAACGAGTTTGTACGGGTCGTGGATGCTGTGCGGCGTTAG
- a CDS encoding DinB family protein, which translates to MTHPPAWFERHFEFTFPGELLPNLLARLRGTPARLDEALRDCLPSTLHVQPVGPSRPLWSAQEHAGHLADLEPLWLARVNDFVSDTEILTPTDLQNRRTDEANHNARPLEDILFAFRTQRIQLLNRIATLGPEPFGRTIPHPRLKTPMRLVDHLYFVAEHDDHHLAVIWEQIGHP; encoded by the coding sequence ATGACCCATCCACCTGCCTGGTTTGAACGTCATTTTGAATTTACTTTTCCTGGTGAGCTACTGCCGAACCTGCTGGCCCGGCTTCGCGGAACTCCAGCGCGGCTCGACGAAGCGCTACGCGATTGTCTTCCGTCAACTCTTCATGTTCAACCGGTCGGACCATCCCGTCCACTCTGGTCAGCACAGGAGCACGCCGGTCATCTCGCTGATCTTGAACCCCTATGGCTGGCCCGAGTGAACGATTTTGTCTCTGATACTGAGATCCTCACACCAACGGATCTCCAGAATCGCCGCACCGATGAAGCTAACCATAACGCCCGACCGCTCGAAGACATTCTTTTTGCCTTCCGCACGCAGCGCATTCAACTTCTCAATCGCATCGCGACTTTGGGGCCTGAACCCTTTGGGCGGACCATTCCGCACCCGCGCCTGAAGACGCCGATGCGATTGGTCGATCATCTTTACTTTGTTGCGGAGCACGACGACCATCATCTGGCTGTCATCTGGGAGCAAATCGGTCACCCATAA
- a CDS encoding alpha/beta fold hydrolase — protein sequence MQHRVMNVVRLMAFVLFSLALHAQEIAGTWQGTLNLKENEKLRIVLQIDKAADGGLKGTVYSIDQRPDPDHTTTLSFANPTLKFTIDSLHVSYEGVLSPDGNTITGTATQGSPKPLNFERATKETAWKIDPSPHTVQMIPVDKDVKLEVLDWGGTGRPLVLLTGLGNNAHVFDKFAPKLTANYHVYGITRRGFGVSSAPIPDATNYTAARLGEDVLAVIDALHLNKPVVAGHSVAGEELSYIGNAHPEKIAGLIYLDAGYPYAMYDQVNGNFLIDAIDLRQQLNQILPGPTMAEDQMKALDGLIANLKLVEKEAIVQRQSMEDIPPPPPRGSRPSPPPAGLAIMLGQQRFTSISAPALVIFAAPHNLGQRMKDDPKARAAMEANDKRNVEDQIAAFERQAPSAHVVRIPNADHYVFNSNEADVLREMNAFISTLPAAN from the coding sequence ATGCAGCATCGCGTTATGAACGTTGTCAGGCTGATGGCTTTTGTTTTGTTCTCGTTGGCGCTTCATGCCCAGGAGATTGCCGGGACCTGGCAAGGCACGCTTAATCTCAAAGAGAATGAGAAGCTCCGCATCGTCCTTCAGATCGATAAGGCGGCAGATGGTGGGCTCAAGGGAACGGTCTATAGCATCGATCAGCGTCCCGATCCGGATCACACCACAACGCTTTCCTTTGCGAACCCCACACTGAAATTCACCATCGACAGCCTCCACGTTTCATACGAGGGCGTACTGAGCCCAGATGGCAATACGATCACCGGAACTGCGACGCAGGGTTCTCCGAAACCGCTGAATTTCGAGCGCGCCACGAAAGAGACGGCGTGGAAGATCGATCCTTCGCCGCACACTGTGCAGATGATTCCTGTGGACAAGGACGTCAAGCTCGAGGTCCTCGACTGGGGAGGCACCGGCAGGCCGCTCGTCCTGCTCACAGGGCTAGGCAACAATGCACACGTCTTTGATAAGTTCGCTCCTAAGCTTACGGCCAACTATCACGTCTACGGAATCACGCGCCGCGGTTTCGGGGTCTCAAGCGCTCCGATACCGGATGCGACGAACTATACGGCCGCACGTCTCGGCGAAGATGTGCTCGCTGTTATCGACGCTCTCCATCTCAACAAACCTGTTGTCGCCGGGCATTCTGTCGCAGGCGAAGAGCTTAGTTACATCGGCAACGCTCATCCTGAGAAGATCGCGGGGCTTATCTATCTCGACGCGGGCTATCCATACGCGATGTATGACCAGGTGAACGGTAACTTCCTGATCGACGCGATCGACCTGCGCCAGCAGCTCAATCAGATCCTTCCTGGCCCTACTATGGCTGAAGACCAGATGAAAGCGCTCGACGGATTGATCGCTAATCTCAAGCTCGTTGAAAAAGAAGCGATCGTGCAACGACAGAGCATGGAGGATATACCTCCACCACCGCCGCGTGGGTCTCGTCCGTCCCCTCCTCCTGCCGGTCTTGCGATCATGCTTGGCCAGCAACGCTTCACCAGCATTAGTGCTCCTGCACTCGTGATCTTTGCTGCGCCCCATAATCTCGGGCAAAGGATGAAAGACGATCCGAAGGCGCGAGCCGCGATGGAGGCTAACGATAAGCGCAATGTCGAAGATCAGATCGCAGCCTTCGAGCGCCAGGCGCCTTCCGCTCATGTCGTTCGTATTCCAAATGCGGATCACTACGTCTTCAACTCGAACGAAGCCGACGTTCTACGCGAGATGAACGCTTTTATTTCCACTCTTCCTGCAGCGAACTGA
- the rnpA gene encoding ribonuclease P protein component, translating to MALTFRLRKHADYQRVYQASRKQFSRQMSYFFALREPDTSEEAIPRVGLTVGKVMGKAVDRNRIKRRMREAVRRNVAILEGPVDVVLHPRRSVIDLDFATLDREIAQVFRGIQKTLVGKPNA from the coding sequence ATGGCGCTCACTTTTCGTCTTCGCAAACACGCTGACTATCAGCGCGTGTACCAGGCCAGTCGTAAACAGTTTTCGCGACAGATGAGTTACTTCTTCGCGCTGCGCGAACCTGATACCTCGGAAGAGGCGATTCCGCGCGTTGGTCTTACTGTCGGCAAAGTGATGGGAAAGGCTGTCGATCGCAATCGCATCAAGCGCCGGATGCGTGAGGCCGTTCGCCGGAATGTTGCGATTCTTGAAGGCCCGGTAGATGTGGTTCTGCATCCTCGTCGCAGCGTGATCGATCTGGACTTCGCCACGCTCGATCGCGAGATTGCCCAGGTCTTCCGCGGCATTCAGAAGACCCTGGTCGGCAAGCCGAACGCCTGA
- the rpmH gene encoding 50S ribosomal protein L34, giving the protein MPKRTFQPNRRRRSKTHGFLSRMKTKAGATVLSRRRAKGRHKIAVSAGYRD; this is encoded by the coding sequence ATGCCGAAGCGTACTTTTCAACCCAACCGCCGCCGCCGCTCGAAGACCCATGGCTTTCTCAGCCGCATGAAGACGAAGGCTGGCGCCACTGTTCTTAGCCGTCGCCGCGCCAAGGGCCGCCACAAGATCGCGGTCAGCGCTGGTTATCGCGACTAG
- a CDS encoding RNA polymerase sigma factor: METTASLERAISEDWTDQQVVDQVKAGNTALFEIIMRRYNQRLYRVTLSILRDGAEAEDVIQDAYVRAYQHLDQFAGQAAFSTWLTRIAIHEALRRLKLRQRDQQIAEFQTNEEESMSITEPSLDPEQRASMLELGQLLEEAVLELPGQYRSVIMLRDIEELSTAEAAAALELTEENVKIRLHRGHAMMRDRLYARVGSQGKTAFPFMGSRCDQVVKRVFAKLLELNAP; this comes from the coding sequence ATGGAAACGACGGCAAGTCTGGAGCGGGCAATTTCTGAAGATTGGACGGACCAGCAGGTGGTCGATCAGGTAAAGGCTGGAAACACAGCTCTTTTCGAGATCATCATGCGACGTTACAACCAACGACTTTACCGTGTAACCCTTTCGATCCTGCGCGATGGCGCGGAGGCCGAGGATGTAATTCAGGATGCATATGTGCGGGCCTATCAGCATTTGGATCAGTTCGCCGGACAGGCGGCGTTTTCTACCTGGCTGACCCGCATTGCGATTCACGAGGCCCTGCGGCGGCTGAAGTTGCGTCAACGCGACCAGCAGATCGCGGAGTTCCAAACCAATGAGGAAGAATCCATGAGCATAACCGAACCATCCCTCGACCCGGAGCAGAGAGCATCGATGCTGGAACTCGGTCAACTTCTGGAGGAAGCGGTACTGGAACTCCCAGGCCAGTACCGCAGCGTCATCATGCTTCGCGATATCGAAGAGCTGAGTACCGCTGAAGCCGCTGCTGCACTGGAACTTACGGAAGAGAACGTCAAAATTCGCCTGCACCGTGGGCACGCAATGATGCGCGATCGTCTTTACGCTCGGGTCGGCTCTCAGGGAAAGACCGCGTTCCCTTTTATGGGATCTCGTTGCGACCAGGTGGTAAAGAGAGTCTTCGCCAAATTGCTCGAATTGAACGCGCCCTAA
- a CDS encoding ABC transporter ATP-binding protein yields the protein MLELRNITKRYSSLTVVDNVSFVARPGEITGYLGPNGSGKSTTMKMITSLIQPSSGEILFHDEPIGVDLMAYRQCMGYVPEEPHLYTHLSGIEYLVMVAQLRDMERNLSIERIRGLLHLFGLYGDRDVPMSSYSKGMRQKILLSAALMHNPELVLLDEPFSGLDVGSSLILRSLIEELAHRGKVVLFSSHELETVERICSHIVILHRGKVVADDSIERLRTLMELPTLEGIFSQLAIEHDFNAISREIADLIHA from the coding sequence ATGCTTGAGCTCCGCAACATCACCAAACGTTACTCCAGTCTTACGGTTGTTGATAACGTAAGCTTCGTTGCGCGTCCTGGTGAGATCACTGGATACCTCGGGCCCAACGGCTCCGGCAAGTCGACCACAATGAAGATGATTACCAGTCTCATCCAACCCAGCTCGGGCGAGATCCTCTTTCATGATGAGCCTATCGGCGTCGATCTTATGGCCTATCGCCAGTGCATGGGCTATGTTCCTGAAGAACCGCATCTCTACACTCACCTCAGCGGAATCGAATACCTCGTTATGGTCGCGCAGCTTCGCGACATGGAACGCAACCTCTCCATCGAACGCATTCGTGGCCTGTTGCATCTCTTCGGGCTCTATGGTGATCGTGATGTTCCCATGTCGTCCTACTCCAAAGGGATGCGGCAGAAGATTCTTCTTTCGGCTGCTCTGATGCACAACCCGGAACTCGTCCTTCTCGACGAGCCCTTTTCTGGTCTTGACGTTGGTTCATCGCTCATTTTGCGTAGCCTGATCGAAGAGCTGGCGCACCGTGGCAAGGTAGTGCTCTTCAGCTCGCACGAGCTCGAGACGGTCGAGCGCATCTGCTCGCACATCGTTATTCTGCATCGCGGCAAGGTCGTTGCCGACGACTCCATCGAACGCCTGCGCACGTTGATGGAGCTACCGACGCTCGAAGGCATCTTTTCACAGCTCGCCATCGAACACGACTTCAACGCCATCTCGCGCGAGATCGCGGACCTTATCCATGCCTGA
- a CDS encoding class I SAM-dependent methyltransferase gives MTQNIYDREEFFVGYSQMRRSLEGLDGAPEWSSFRALLPPLHGGSVVDLGCGFGWFCRWAREHGAGRVLGIDISEKMLTRAEVMTSDANITYQRADLESLDLAQASFDLVYSSLAFHYVVDLPRLFRTIHGALVSGGRLVFSIEHPIYMAPTHPEWLLDRDGRKTWPLNQYLMEGPRTTDWLAKGVLKQHRMMGTTLNLLLQAGFTLSHVEEWRPTDEQIASRPELAEELERPMFLLVAAQR, from the coding sequence ATGACCCAGAACATTTACGATCGCGAAGAATTCTTTGTCGGCTACAGTCAGATGCGCCGGTCCCTTGAGGGATTGGATGGCGCTCCAGAGTGGTCCTCTTTTCGTGCTCTCCTGCCACCGCTCCATGGCGGTAGTGTTGTCGATCTTGGTTGTGGGTTCGGATGGTTCTGCCGATGGGCACGCGAACACGGTGCTGGCCGCGTTCTTGGAATCGACATCTCCGAAAAGATGCTCACTCGCGCCGAAGTGATGACTTCGGACGCGAACATCACCTATCAGCGGGCTGACCTTGAGTCACTCGATCTCGCGCAGGCTTCCTTCGATCTGGTCTACAGCTCTCTGGCATTTCACTATGTGGTGGATCTCCCGCGGCTCTTCCGCACCATACACGGTGCATTGGTTTCGGGCGGCAGATTGGTTTTCTCCATCGAGCACCCCATTTATATGGCACCTACCCATCCCGAGTGGCTCCTCGATCGGGATGGCCGCAAGACCTGGCCGCTCAATCAGTATCTGATGGAAGGTCCGCGAACTACTGATTGGCTTGCCAAAGGCGTTCTTAAACAACACAGAATGATGGGGACTACCCTGAACCTCCTGCTGCAAGCGGGATTCACCCTCTCCCATGTCGAAGAGTGGCGTCCAACGGATGAACAGATCGCTTCTCGTCCAGAACTTGCAGAAGAGCTTGAGCGACCGATGTTTCTGTTGGTGGCTGCACAGCGTTAG
- a CDS encoding PilZ domain-containing protein — protein MNRFPERRRSPRYSCAGPIDFRILGWHLRRGRILNLCLEGCLIEPHRTTDYGVGDQLELRFEVNRLAFRALCIVRRIQSTGAIGVQILRLSDRGRRQLEELVEELSRPSSM, from the coding sequence ATGAATCGGTTTCCAGAACGGCGAAGAAGCCCGCGTTATTCCTGTGCCGGTCCGATCGACTTTCGCATCCTGGGCTGGCACCTGCGGAGGGGCCGCATACTCAACCTATGTCTTGAAGGCTGTCTGATTGAGCCTCATCGGACGACCGATTATGGAGTGGGCGATCAACTGGAACTTCGCTTTGAGGTAAACCGGCTCGCGTTTCGCGCATTGTGCATCGTGCGGCGTATTCAATCCACGGGGGCAATCGGGGTTCAGATTCTTCGGCTCAGCGATCGTGGGCGACGCCAGCTTGAGGAGCTGGTCGAGGAACTCTCGCGCCCTTCTTCAATGTAA
- the yidC gene encoding membrane protein insertase YidC, protein MAEFKNPNQQGGGGQDGRSLFVVMFFMIAVFFGLSYYRQKTNPKTVSPNSQAAQTQSATQPQQPATPSPSVPAPDATSQRAPEAAAAGPVVQAAAESTTVVENELYRIEFTNRGAQVKSWVLKQYKDTDGHPLNLVHTQAAEKFGYPLSLHTYDAGTNATLASAFYVPSATGQLTAPAKLTFQYSANGLEVTKTFSFDETYVLHVDVQVTRNGSPVRALLSWPGGFGDQDTALGYAGAQIDYSRDSHDEHIASKKVSGGETMNGPFDWAGVSDTYFAAIFLPDSPASASLVTLHNELDVAKTIHRSGFGSTSRSAKAIDVSILGAAFGDTSGHTQTRLFVGPKAINVLKNIYATSTNGTKISLSPLLEFGFWGVIGKFLFLCLQWIHLHVVSNWGWAIILLTLAINILLLPTRIKTMQSGLKMQRIQPQMDAIKERYKKYKINDPKRNEMNAEIMKLQKDNGVNMFGGCIPTLIQLPLLFAFYSMLPKVVELRHAHWAWLPDLTASDPYYILPIVMVISQFLMQYYTPSPGVDPQQQKMMAFTMPLVTGYFVLTYASGLGLYWATSNFFGIAQQWVMNQTSLGKEMREIAAKRARRKAGAPVIQGKR, encoded by the coding sequence TTGGCAGAGTTCAAAAATCCAAATCAGCAGGGCGGTGGCGGGCAGGACGGCCGGTCGCTCTTCGTTGTCATGTTCTTCATGATTGCCGTCTTCTTTGGCCTGAGCTATTACCGGCAGAAGACCAACCCGAAGACGGTTTCGCCGAACTCGCAGGCGGCCCAGACACAGTCAGCGACACAGCCGCAGCAGCCTGCAACGCCTTCCCCCTCTGTGCCAGCACCAGATGCGACAAGCCAGCGTGCACCGGAGGCGGCGGCCGCCGGGCCTGTTGTCCAGGCTGCGGCTGAGTCCACCACCGTGGTCGAGAATGAGCTTTACCGCATTGAGTTCACGAATCGCGGCGCGCAGGTCAAGAGCTGGGTTCTGAAGCAGTACAAGGACACCGACGGCCATCCGCTGAACCTCGTCCACACCCAGGCGGCGGAGAAATTTGGTTACCCGCTTTCGCTACACACGTACGATGCCGGGACGAATGCAACGCTCGCCAGTGCATTTTATGTTCCTTCGGCGACTGGCCAGCTGACCGCGCCTGCGAAGCTGACCTTCCAGTATTCGGCCAATGGCCTTGAGGTCACCAAGACTTTCTCCTTCGACGAGACGTATGTCCTTCACGTGGACGTGCAGGTGACGCGTAACGGTTCGCCGGTGCGTGCGCTGCTCTCCTGGCCGGGCGGCTTTGGCGACCAGGATACGGCGCTGGGCTATGCCGGAGCGCAGATTGACTACTCTCGCGACTCCCATGACGAGCACATCGCTTCGAAGAAGGTCTCCGGCGGAGAGACAATGAACGGGCCCTTTGACTGGGCCGGCGTAAGCGATACTTATTTCGCTGCGATCTTCCTTCCTGACTCACCGGCGTCTGCCAGCCTCGTTACCCTTCACAACGAGCTTGACGTCGCCAAGACGATTCATCGCTCAGGCTTCGGTTCGACCTCCCGGTCGGCCAAGGCGATCGATGTCTCCATTTTGGGCGCAGCCTTTGGAGACACCAGCGGCCACACCCAGACCCGCCTCTTCGTCGGGCCCAAGGCCATCAACGTCCTCAAGAACATCTATGCCACCTCCACCAACGGAACGAAGATCTCGCTTTCTCCATTGCTTGAGTTCGGTTTCTGGGGAGTCATCGGAAAGTTCCTCTTCCTCTGCCTCCAGTGGATTCACCTCCATGTCGTCTCCAACTGGGGATGGGCGATCATCCTGCTCACCCTGGCGATCAACATCCTTCTGCTTCCGACGCGTATCAAGACGATGCAGTCTGGCTTGAAGATGCAGCGCATTCAGCCGCAGATGGATGCCATCAAGGAGAGGTACAAGAAGTACAAGATCAACGACCCCAAGCGCAACGAGATGAACGCGGAGATCATGAAGCTCCAGAAGGACAACGGGGTCAACATGTTCGGCGGTTGTATTCCGACTCTGATCCAGCTCCCGCTGCTGTTTGCCTTCTACTCGATGCTCCCGAAGGTCGTCGAGCTGCGCCATGCACACTGGGCGTGGCTTCCTGACCTGACGGCTTCGGACCCCTATTACATTCTGCCGATCGTGATGGTCATCAGCCAGTTCCTGATGCAGTACTACACGCCTTCGCCGGGTGTAGACCCGCAACAGCAGAAGATGATGGCTTTCACCATGCCGCTGGTCACTGGATACTTTGTCCTGACATATGCTTCGGGCCTTGGCCTCTACTGGGCGACCAGCAACTTCTTCGGTATCGCGCAGCAGTGGGTCATGAACCAGACCTCACTGGGCAAGGAGATGCGCGAGATCGCCGCAAAGCGCGCCCGTCGCAAGGCTGGAGCGCCGGTTATCCAAGGCAAACGCTGA
- the dnaA gene encoding chromosomal replication initiator protein DnaA: MSFVPTATAVLNYWVRILAALEKKINRQSYETWLKPTRFSHLEGKKLFVRIPSTDFQHIGDRYADLIQEAIDNLGLEVETVVFTTPEQDPRVPKVREDGGFAPVPSHSQNAPRQTRPGSLMSGAPNAPAPEQSRFDWNTASQLNPKYQFDSFVVGSGNQFATAASQAVAERPSKAYNPLFLYGGVGMGKTHLMHAIGHEVKRRQAHSSICYVSGEKFTNEMIDCVRYQKMTSFRDKFRNVDVLLIDDIQFLAGKERTQEEFFHTFNALHESMKQIVIASDRPPKELPDFEDRLRSRFEWGLIADIQPPDLETKVAILQKKAESEQTPLPTDVALFIASNVRTNVRELEGALVRLIAWCSMHGVEITLAVAQQCLKQFIDTQVRKITIETIQRTVAESFGMRVAELKQKNNSRQIVVPRQIAMYLAKQLTEASLPEIGRQFGGKHHTTVMHSIGKIDEQRRADKDLNRTINKLMETLS, from the coding sequence ATGTCATTCGTTCCGACGGCTACCGCCGTATTGAATTACTGGGTTCGCATTCTCGCCGCGCTCGAGAAGAAGATCAATCGTCAGTCGTACGAGACATGGCTGAAGCCGACGCGATTTTCTCACCTTGAAGGCAAGAAGCTCTTTGTGCGGATCCCCTCAACCGACTTTCAACACATCGGTGACCGCTACGCCGACCTGATCCAGGAAGCGATCGACAACCTGGGGCTTGAGGTCGAGACTGTAGTGTTCACCACTCCCGAACAGGACCCGCGCGTTCCCAAAGTTCGCGAAGATGGCGGCTTTGCCCCGGTCCCAAGCCATAGCCAGAACGCGCCCCGGCAGACGCGCCCGGGATCGCTCATGTCGGGCGCCCCAAATGCGCCCGCGCCAGAGCAATCGCGTTTCGACTGGAACACGGCATCGCAGTTGAACCCCAAGTACCAGTTCGACTCCTTCGTCGTCGGCAGCGGCAACCAGTTTGCTACCGCCGCATCCCAGGCTGTGGCAGAGCGTCCCTCGAAGGCCTACAACCCGCTGTTCCTGTATGGCGGCGTAGGAATGGGCAAGACCCACCTGATGCACGCCATCGGCCATGAGGTAAAGCGCCGCCAGGCGCATTCGTCCATCTGCTACGTCAGCGGCGAGAAGTTCACCAACGAGATGATCGACTGCGTGCGCTATCAGAAGATGACCAGCTTCCGCGACAAGTTCCGGAATGTCGACGTACTTCTCATCGACGACATTCAATTCCTTGCCGGCAAGGAGCGTACGCAGGAAGAGTTCTTCCATACCTTCAATGCGCTGCATGAGTCGATGAAGCAGATCGTCATCGCCAGCGACCGCCCTCCCAAAGAACTGCCCGACTTTGAAGATCGCCTGCGCTCGCGCTTCGAGTGGGGTCTCATCGCCGACATTCAACCACCGGATCTCGAGACGAAGGTCGCTATCTTGCAGAAGAAAGCGGAGAGCGAACAGACGCCGCTCCCAACCGACGTAGCGCTGTTCATCGCCTCCAATGTGCGCACCAACGTGCGCGAGCTAGAGGGCGCGCTGGTACGGCTCATCGCATGGTGCTCCATGCATGGCGTAGAAATCACGCTTGCGGTCGCTCAGCAGTGCCTCAAGCAGTTCATCGATACGCAGGTTCGCAAGATCACGATTGAGACGATCCAGCGCACCGTCGCCGAAAGCTTCGGCATGCGTGTGGCGGAGCTGAAGCAGAAGAACAACTCGAGACAGATCGTGGTGCCACGGCAGATCGCAATGTATCTGGCCAAGCAGTTGACGGAAGCATCCCTGCCCGAAATCGGACGACAGTTTGGTGGTAAGCACCACACCACCGTGATGCACTCCATCGGAAAGATCGACGAGCAGCGACGCGCCGACAAAGATCTGAACCGAACCATCAATAAGTTGATGGAAACACTCAGCTAG
- a CDS encoding PadR family transcriptional regulator: MKNDSKNPPLSTAAQYILLALANEDLHGYGIIQEIARQTQGSYRVGPGTLYDNLKKLMDQKLVIDAPRNSRKDNEDDRRFYHLTQEGRAVLSAEIDRLHSIVIEAQSRLRMRRPRNA; encoded by the coding sequence ATGAAGAACGATTCCAAAAACCCGCCTCTTTCCACCGCAGCCCAGTACATTCTTCTTGCGCTGGCCAACGAAGACCTGCATGGCTACGGCATCATCCAGGAGATCGCCCGTCAGACACAAGGCAGTTATCGTGTTGGTCCTGGTACGCTCTACGACAACCTGAAGAAGCTGATGGATCAGAAGCTGGTCATCGATGCTCCGCGTAATAGTCGTAAAGACAACGAAGACGATCGTCGCTTCTATCACCTCACCCAGGAAGGTCGTGCCGTACTTTCCGCCGAGATCGACCGACTGCACAGCATCGTTATCGAGGCGCAATCGCGTCTGCGGATGAGGAGGCCGCGCAACGCATGA
- the yidD gene encoding membrane protein insertion efficiency factor YidD, with the protein MSDSEPSFAVRVLFRFYKSVLSPVLHVFSPSQCLYLPTCSEYAYVALTRFGPIKGSWLALRRVARCHPFAKGGFDPVPDLPAAKEHPGE; encoded by the coding sequence ATGTCCGATTCTGAACCCAGTTTCGCAGTCCGTGTGCTCTTCCGCTTCTATAAATCTGTACTCTCGCCTGTGCTGCATGTGTTCAGTCCGTCGCAGTGTCTCTATCTCCCAACCTGTTCGGAGTACGCCTACGTTGCGCTGACGCGCTTCGGACCCATCAAAGGATCCTGGCTCGCGCTACGTCGCGTTGCTCGTTGTCATCCCTTTGCCAAAGGCGGCTTCGACCCCGTACCTGACCTTCCCGCTGCGAAGGAGCATCCCGGCGAATGA